In Gemmatimonas sp., the DNA window GCGCGGGTCCTGGATCCTGGCCGCACGGCGCTCCTATGCGGATGCCTTCCTGCCGCTGGCGAGCGACACGAGCGTCCGCGACAGCCGCGCGTACTTCTACGACCTGAATGCCAAGGCGCAGGTCAATATCGGGACCACCGGCGCCCTGATCGCCTCCGGCTACATGGGCCGGGACCTGCTGGGGTTGAGCAACGCCGGTTTCGGCGCCACGTGGGGCAACCGGGCCACCGCGCTGCGCTGGAACCAGGCCTTCGGTGGTCGACTCTTCTCGAAGGTCTCCGGGACGTGGAGCGACTATGACTACAAGCTGGGCTTCCGCGCGGAGCCGAACGATTCGGCGACCTGGGTTGCGGGCATCGTAAGCGCGGACCTGCGGATCGATGAGACCTGGCAGATGACGGCCAACCAGCGGCTCAGCGTCGGCGGTGAGATCACGCGCAACATCTTCCGGCCCGGTCGATTGAGCCCGGTCGGTGACACGGCGGGCTCCAGTTTGCGCACGCGCGAGGTGGAAAAACGCCTTGGCGTCTCCCGCGCCGCCTTCGTGAACTGCGAGATGGACGTGGGCACGCGGCTGGGGCTGCAGGCTGGCCTGCGCTACGCGGACTTTGCCCGCGTGGGCGAGGGGACGCGGTACCGGTACGCGAATGCTGCGCCGTTGGTTTGGAACCCGGCGCTGGGTCGGTACGAGCCTGGGGTGCTGGTGGATAGCAGCCGGGTGCCGCGCGGCACGCGCATGGCGTTCTACGATGGCCTCGAACCGCGCGCGACGGTGCGCTTCTCTCTGACGCCGCAGCACAGCTTGAAGGCCAGCTACGCGCGAACGCAGCAGTTCCTGCAGCTCGTGTCGAATACGAACTCGCCGACGCCGCTGGATGTGTGGGAGCCGGCCGGTCCGTTCATCCGTCCGCAGGTGGCCGATCAGTATGCGTTCGGCTGGACGGGACAGTATCGGGGTGTGGAGCTCACGGCCGAGACGTACTGGAAGCAGGCGCGGAACGTGGTGGACTACATCGATGGGGTGGATGTGTTTCTGAATCCGCGCCTGGAGACGATGCTGGTGCAGGGGGAGGGACGTGCGTACGGACTGGAGCTGTTTGCGCGACGCGCCGAGGGGCGCTTCACCGGCTGGGCGAGCTACACGCTGGCGCGAGCCGAGCAACGCTTTCAGGCGCCGGGGACGACCAATGGCGGGATCAGCGGCGGGCGCTGGTATGCGTCGCCGTTCGACAAGACGCACAACCTGTCGCTGGTGGGGAGCTGGTTGTGGAAGCCGAAGTGGCGCGTCGGTTCAACCTTCCTGCTCGCGTCGGGCCTCCCGGCCACACTGCCGCGCGCGCGCTACTGGGTGGATGGTTTCCTGATGGCGGAGTATGGCGATCGCAATTCATCGCGCCTGCCACTCTATCACCGCCTGGACCTGAGCCTCACGCGGCAGTATCGGCGTGGCGAGCTGCAGTTCGGCCTGATCAACGCCTACAACCGCTTTAACGCGCAATCGCTGCGGGTGCAGCAGCGCAACGACAATTCGCTGGCCGCCGATGCGGTCCAGACCTCGATCTTCGGCATTATCCCGAGCCTGAGCTATGCGTTCCGATTCTGATATGCGCACGCGTCTGACGATAGTGGGAGCTGCGCTGCTCCTGACGATGGGCTGCGAGCGCGTGGTGGACATCACCGTGCCGACGATAGCCACGCGACTGGTGGTGAGCGGGCGGCTTGAACTGGTGCGCGGGGCGCCGTCAAACGGGGCACCGTCGGGGCGGCAGGTCATCACGCTGAGCACCAGCGCGCCGTACTTCGAAACCGCGGGTCCGCCTCCGGCGCGCGGTGCAGAGGTGCGCGTCACGGACAGTCGGGGCATGACGACAGTTTTCCGCGAGCAGGCGAGTGCGCCTGGAGTGTATGTCACCGACAGCCTCGTTCCGGTGCTCCACCGGCGGTACACGCTCCGTGTCCGGTGGAACGACGAGAACTACGAGGGCAGTGACTCGCTGCTGCCGGTCGCCCCGATCGATTCGTTCTACTTCGTGGAGCGGACGGGGCTCTTCGCGCCGCCGGATGTCGCGCGCGAGCCGGGTCCGCGGGCGACGATCGACTTCCGAGACCCGTCCGGCGTGGAGAACTACTACGTCTGGGACCAGTTCGTGGACGGCAAGCGCTTGGTGGAGGCCGATACCGCGTTCCGTTTCCGGCCGATGGAGCGCGACGCCTTCTTCAACGGCGCGCTCGTTCGCGGCTACCAGCCGTACTCGGGCGTCGTGCTGCGCCCGGGCCAGACGGTGCGCCTGCGACACATGTCGCTCAGCGAACAGGGGTATCGCTTCTACCTCGCGCTCAACAACGTGACCCTCGGGGACGGCTCGCCGTTCTCGACGCCGCCGGCTAGCGTGCGCGGCAACGTGGCCAACCTCACGCGGCCGGGGGAGCCGGCGTTGGGGTACTTCCTGGCGGCGGAAGTCGATGAGCGCACCGCGAGGGTGCCGTAGTGGACGCCGACCCCGTTACGCTGCGTTCCGAAACCGTGTTGTGCAGGGCGGCGTACGCCGTTTCATGACCACACGACGCAAACGCCTGAGCGCTGCCGCACTGATCTTCGTCGCAAGCGTGCTCGTCTTTGGCGTCGTCCTCAGCCGGGATGCAGCATGCCCGTCGATGGATGCGACGGCGATCGAGTCAGCACCGGCTGGCGTGTCGACCATGCAGGCCGCCCGCTATCACTGCTACGGGGATACGGACGTCATTCACTGGGAAACGGTCGCTCGCCCTGAGCTTTCCGACAGCAGCGTACTGGTGCGCGTTCACGCGGTTGCGACCAACCCGCTCGATTGGCACTACATGCGCGGCAAGCCGTACATCATGCGACTGTCGAGCGGCATCGGCCGACCGTCAGACGTACGACTGGGGCAGGATTTTGCCGGTGTTGTTGAAGCCGTCGGCGCGAACGTGACACGCTTTGCGTCGGGCGACTCCGTGTTCGGCGCAAGCCCGGGCGCATTTGGAGAGTACATCGCCGTCCGCGAAAACGCGGACATTGCACGCGTACCAGATTCGATGAGTCTGGCCGAAGCGGCGGCGATGCCCGTTGCCGCCACCACCGCACTTCAGGCCGTGCGTGATGCCGGACAGGTGACAACAGGTCAGCGTGTGCTGGTCAACGGTGCATCGGGCGGCGTTGGCACCTATGCTGTGCAAATCGCGAAGTCCCTTGGCGCACATGTCACCGGCGTATCGAGCGCGCGCAATGTGGAGCTGGTGCGATCCCTCGGCGCCGACGCCACCATCGACTACACGAGCGAAGATTTCACGACCGGGACTGCACGTTACGACGTCATCATCGACAACGTCGGCAATCATGCCCCGTCTGTACTGCGCCGGGTGCTGGCGCCCGCTGGCCGCGTCGTCGTGGTGGGCGGCCCGGAGCGCGATCGCTGGTTTGGTCCGATCCGAAATCTGGTCGGCGCACTCGTGTACGGCTGGTTTGTCGAGCCAACGTTCACGGGATTGTTCTCCGAGACGTCGCAGGTGGATCTCGAGTATTTAGCGGCGTTGGTCAGGCTGGGGAGGCTTCACTCCGTGATAGACCGGCAGTTTGAAGCGCCCGAACTACGGGAGGCCATTGCCTATCAGGAAAGCGGCCGCTCGCGCGGGAAGAACATCGTGATCATCCCTTGACGGTCCCTCAACGTTGCCGGCATCCGTGACGTCCTGCCGTGACGTGGCCAGTGACGGGGGGAGCAGTCACCGGGTATGGCCTCACGAACCATCAACCGAGGCGTTCGTGCATAGGGTCAAGCGTATTGCCAGTCAACTCCGTGGTCATGTCCGCATACCCCTGCCGAAGCCGCTGCTCATCGCGTCGCTGTGCGCGTTGGAATTTGCCGCTGGCGGTTACGCCGACGACACCCACACACCCTTCGAGGGCACGAACGTCACGCGAGTGACGCTCTGAGCCGCGTACTGACGCACATGTCGTCGCTCTCCGACTCCGCTACGCTGCGCCGCACGCTGCAACACGCGCGGCAGGGCGACCGTGCGAGCTTCACGCAGCTCGTGGAGCACTACTATCCGCGCGCGATGCGGTTCGCCTTGCAGATGTTGCGCAGCCGTGAAGATGCGGAAGAGGCGGTGCAGGACACCTTCCTGCGGGTGAACGACAATCTCGCCAGGTTCCGCGACGATGCGCCGTTCGATCCGTGGTTCTTCCGCATTCTCGGCAATCGCTGCCGCACGATGCTGGCGCGTCGAAAAAGACACCACGAGGTGGTCGAATACGGTGACCCGCCGGATGCTGCCGCCAACTCGAGCACGGCGGACCTTCGCCACGACGGCTTTGCGCGCGATGTGCAGCGCGCACTCGCCGAGCTTCCTGCCGAACAGCGCGAAGCATTTCTGTTGCGCCACGTGAACGAGATGGAGTACGACGAGATGACGATCGTGACCGGCGCCAAGGGCTCCACGTTACGCATGCGCGTGAAGCGCGCCATCGATGCACTGCGCGGCAAGCTGCAGGCGCTGCAGAACGCAGGAGCGTTCCATGAATGACCGACGCTCGCACCACGAGCAGGATGAACGGCACGACCCGCGTGAAGCGTTGCCGCTCGACGACGAACTGATGCTCGCGCAGGTGAAGGCGGTACTCACACCGATGCCCCAGGTCGATCGTCGGCACATCGCGCAGATTTTGGCCGCCACGAGAAATCGCCAGCGCACGAGCGTGCAGCGGGTCGTCGCGCGACTCGGCGATGCGCTCGACTGGTGGCGCTTCCACACGCCTCCACTCGCACGCGGCGCGACGCTGGCCACTGCTGCACTTGCCGTCGGCTTCGTGGCGCGCGGGTACGTCATGCGCTCCGAGCCCGGGCTCCCCGGGACCGGGCTCCCCGCGTCCATTTCGACGCGCGTAGCCGTTCGCGAACGTCTCAGCGCCCCGGACACCCTTCAGGCGGTGAACGGTATGGCCGATCAGCGGGAGCAGCGCGTGACCACGCAATTCGTCCTCGATGCGCGCGACGTGCCCACGGCGCATCGCGTCTCCATTGTCGGTGACTTCAACGACTGGAACGGCAGCGCCACACCGCTCGCGCTCGATCATGGCGCCTGGACCATCACGGTGCCGCTGCCACCGGGACGCCACGTGTATGCGTTCGTCGTGAACGGCGACCGCTGGATTCGCGATCCGCGGGCAGCAGAAGCCATCGACAACGATTTCGGTCGGCCGGGCTCCGTCATCATCGTGCAGGCGCCGTGACATGATCACCCCGTCCACATTCCGCGCACGTGCTGCCCGTGTGGCGCTGGTCGCACTGTTGTTCGGCGCCGCTCCATTACGCGCGCAGGACGCGTCGCCGTTCGATGCCATCGCCGACGATGCCACGAAGGCTGCGCTGCGTTCGATCATCGCGGACGCCGCCGCGCGGGGGCTTCCCACGGGCGCCCTCGTCACGAAAGTGCGCGAGGGCATCGCGAAACACGCGGCCCCTGAGCGTATCCGCAGTGCCACGGCGTTGCTCGCGGACCGACTCGCCGTGGCGAATACCGCTATTGCTCCCACCCGCAGCAGCGACGAACTCACCGCTGCGGCCGACGCGCTGCAGGTCGGTATCCCGGCGTCCACCTTGCGCGACATGCGTCAGCTCTGGCCTCAACGTCCGCTCACCGTGCCGCTTGGTGTTCTCTCCGAGCTCGTGGCGAGTGGCGTGTCCAAGCCCATCGCTACGCGTCGCGTGCGTGACCTCCTCATGAAGGGGGCCAACACCACACAGTTCGCCTTACTTGGCACGTCCGTGCAGAGCGATATCGCGGCGGGACTCGCTCCTGATGCATCCATGGAGCTCCGCTCCAAGGGCGTGCTGTCGCTCATCGAACAGCGGTCCACGGGCGCCGGGGTGACCTCGGAGGGTTCGCCAACCCGCCCACCTGGTAAGCGCTGACGCGCACAAATTCATGCAACAAAAGGGGTCGCGCCGAATCATGACCAGTCACTAGCGTACAGGGGTGATCTGTCGTCAGCTATTCAGCCTCCTGATCTTCTGCAGCGCGTCTCCCGCGCTGGCGCAGTCTTCGAGTGGGCGCACCACCGCGTGGCTCGACGTGGGTGGCGCGCGCGTTCGACAGCCCACCAGCAATAGCCGTTCGGCAGGCGCGCTGGGTGGCGGCATGTGGCACGCCCGCGATCGCGTATCCGTCGCCGCTGAGGGCAGCGTCATCGCCGCACGAGACAGCATCAGTGCTGCGCAGTACATCGCGCGGGCATCACTGCTGCCAACGGCGTGGTCGCGCACCGACGTCGACGTCAGTGCCACCACGAATGGGATCGTGCTTCCGGGGCGCAACGGCAATCGCTCGGCGATGCTGCGCCAGTTCTGGCGTTTCGGTGCGCTGGAGTTTTCCGGGTCCGCCGGAGCGGGTCGTACGTCGCGTCTGCAGAATACCAGCAGCGGGCACGCCGTTGGCACTGGCGCCGAGTGGCGGTACGAGCGTGCCGGTGGCCAGTGGCGGTTGGGGACATCGCTGCAGCGCAGCTACAGCAACGACTATCAGTTCATGGAAGCGTCAGGCGTGACGCTTTCGCGCCTCGCGTCGCGCTATACGCTCGATGACGTGAACGCGCAGCTCTCCTGGCAGCGCGGCGCACTGTGGCTGAACGCGCAGCGCGGGTGGCGTCGCGGGGTGAGCGCCACCGTGGGACGTGCTGGCAGCTTCAATCTGTCCGCGGTGTACTCCATGAATACGACCACCACACTCATCGTGCAGACCGGTGAGCAGATGGCCGATGTGGTTCGTGGGGTACCGCAGGCTCGGTATACCGGTGTGACGATGCGCTGGAGTCCCAGACGCGCCCGCGCGCTTCCCTCTGCCCTACGCGCATCGGCGGACACCCGCACGTCGCCCGGAGTGAGCGTGGTGCTCGTCCCCGACATCAAGAGTGACGAAGTGCTGCTGCAGCGGACGGAGGGCATTGGCACCATTGTCGTCACCATTTCGGCGCCGGCGCATGCCGTCGTGCAACTGGCCACGAGCCATGACGACTGGCAACCCGTTCAACTCGCGCGTTGCGGTGACGTGTTCGTGCACCAGCTCACATTGCCCTCAGGGGCGCACAAGATCTCGGTTCGTGTGAATGGCGGTGACTGGCGTGCCCCACGCGGATTGGCGCAGGTGCGTGACGATTTTGGCGGCAAGATGGGCGTGGTCGTGATTCCCTGACGTCCGTCCGTTGACCCTCGTGAGCACGCTACTGATCGGTCTGTTGCATTGGCCTACACGATATCACCCGCGATGGCCGCTGTTGCACCGTTGGCTCGGGCGTGTGTACGCTGCGCAGCTACGCGCTCACCGACAGCCAAACGAGTGGCGTAGCACGACCGGTCAGGCCCGCCACTCGGCCGTGTCGCTTACCGGTCGGTGAGCGTAATGCCCTCGAGCGGCGTGCCGCCTCCCGTTTTCTCGACGGCAATGATCGAACGAATGCCACCCGCGGCAACCTGTACGCCACTTAGAGTCAACAGCGCAGTCTTGTTGCCCGCCGCGGTGAGGACGACGACGTAGGTACCGGCATCACGATCGATGTACGCCGATGCCGCCCGCGCTGCCAGATTGGACGCGGCCGGGGTTGCTGTGGCGAGATCGTTGGCATTGGCGAGCACGTACACGTCCACGGCGCCCGCACCAGCCGCCGCGTGAATGGCGCGGAGCTTCACTTTGCCTGCTGCCGGCGTCGCGTTGTCGTCGGTGAGCACCAAGGATTGTGGTGCCGCTTCGGTACCGAGTGCGATCACCGTGTAGTCCGCGCCGTTCGCAACCGTTGCATTCACAGACAGCAAATCGGTCGCGACGCCCGACTTGCGGAATTTGACGGCAGTCGCACCAACTGCCGTCGCCTTGTATCCATCCGACCCTTTGTATGCAACGTTGGTCTTGTACGAAGTGGTATTGAACAGCATGTCCATTGTCGCCACGTTGCTGATGGCGTGCATAGCGCGGACACGCCCCTGCGCGGTCGGACGCACCGGGTCGTCATCGTCGCACGCAGCGAGAGTGAACGTGGCCAAAGCGGCGAGAGCAATTCGGGAAGACCAACGCATACGGGAACTCCGTGTCGAAGAACCGCGATGAGCGACCCCATGTCGTCATCGAGGCGCCATACTCGCGATGGCGAAGGCGTGTCACAGATGGTGTTCGGTTGTCGCGAGCGCTCACGCGGGCTCGACACGTCAGCGCCCGCGCCGAAACCCACCTCGCGTCGCCACGTACGACACACTATGTCCACTGTTCTCACGCTGACGCGCGCGCATTACGAGGGCGCACTGGTGCAGCCGCCGCACGCGCACGACGCGCTGCAGATCTCGATGCTCCTCACGGGCCGCGTCGAGGAAACGGTAGGGGGCACCACCCATGACGCGGCACCGCTGCACGTTGCCGTGAAGGACGCCGGGCTCGAGCACGCCAACCGGTGGGCCGAGGGCGGCACCACGCTTCTGCGTCTCGAGGCGCCGGGGAAGAGTCTGGCGTCTCTCACCGGCCATCCCACCGCCCCCACGTGGCGCTGGCGCTTCGATCCCACGGCGATTCGCGCCTTCCTGCGCCTTGCGGCCAGCGTCAACGCTGAGGGCGTGATCGACGGGGATACCGACGGCAGTGACCTGCTCGCTGCGCTCGTGGCTGAGCCGCGCGACACGCCGAGCGGGACGCCGCCACGATGGCTGACCGACCTGATCGAGCGTCTGGTGGCCGAGTGGACGCCGAGGCTCGATACGGGCGTGATCGCGACGTGGGCCCACGTGCACCCAGTCTATCTGGCCCGCTGCGTCCGCCGATGGTACGGCGTATCCGTGGGAGATCTACTGCGCCGCGAACGGCTGCGGCACACGGTACAGCGTCTCGCCAATAGCCGCGAGCGCATCGCGATGGTGGCCCACGCCAGTGGCTTCGCCGACGAAGCGCATTGCACGCGTACGGTCCGTGACGCGCTGGGCTCACCGCCGGCGGCGCTGCGGCGCCAGCTGCGTGCGCCGGCACCCGCGCACTCGGCGATGCCGAAGTCGGTTGCGCCAATTCAAGTGAGCGGTCGCACCGCCTGTTAGCGTGGCGGATGCACTTACGCCTCTCCCTTTGCACGATCCCGGGCACGCTCTCGCTCCTGAGCGCCGTCGCTCTCCCGGCGCAGTCCGCATCACGCATGGCCGATACCATGCTGGTTCGTGCCGTGGATTCGCTGGTGCAGAACGCTGTTGTACGTGGTATCACGCCAGGTTTCGGGCTCGCCATCGTGCGTGATGGTCACGTGCTGGCACGACGGGCCTTCGGAATGGCCAACGCGTCGCGCGGCATTCGCGCCACACCCCAGACACACTGGTACCTCGCGTCCACATCGAAGTCGCTCACCGGCTTCGCCATGGCGCTATTGGCCGATCTCGGCACACTGCCGTTCTCCACCAGCGTTCGCGACGCGCTTCCCGGTAGTTTGTGGCATGACGACGTGGTCGTGGATGCACTCACGATCGCGCAGCTGCTGTCGCACACGCACAACCTTACCGACAACGTGATCGTGGTGTCGTCGGCGTTCACGGGAGCGATTCCTGAGTCGCAGTGGCCCGCCCTGTTGGCGAGCGTTCTACCGGCGCGACGCCCGGCACTCATCTACAGCAACTTCGGCTACAACGTCGCCGGCATGATCCTCGACCGGCGCACACGGGGTGGCTGGCGCGAGCTTCTCGACTCCGCCGTGCTTCACCCGGCCGGCATGCGGCATACCACCGCGCGAGTATCATCCGTGCGACCGGCGCTGCTCGCCATGCCACACGACTATGCGTCCCTGGGCTTCACCACGCTGCCGTTCGAGAAGCGCGACCAGACTATGCACGCGGCCGGTGGACATGTGGCCACCCTCGACGATCTGGCTCGCTGGGTGCAGATCCAGCTCGACAGCGGAGTCGTTGACGGTCGACGAGTCTTTCCGGCGACGGCGGTGCGTCTCGCGCACACGCTCATTGCCGCGCACACCGAAAGCCGAGGCAAGCGCTACGCGTACTTCGATCGCGACGGCTGGAGTGCGGGGTGGGACGTTGGCCGGTACGATGGTGAGCCGATGGTGAGTCGGTTCGGCGGGTACGCCACGATGCGCTCGCATGTGTCGTTCCTCCCCGAGCGTCACATCGGTGTGGTGGCTATGTCCAACGGGGGACTCGGATCGTCGCTCACCGATGTGGTGGCGGCGTACGTCTACGATCTCGATGGTGGGCGACCCGATGCCGCTACGCGCGCGTGGACCCGCGTGGACTCACTGTACACGAGTCTCCCCGAATCACGTCGCGCCGCACTGCTCGCCGACTCCCAAGCGCGTACGCAGGAGCGCACACCGCCGGGCGTTCCGATTGGCACGCTGCTCGGCCACTATACCAGTCCCGAGCTTGGCACGCTCATCATCCTGCGGAACGGCCCCTCCATCGCTGTGCGGTGGGGCGTACTTGCGGCGCCGGTGCGAACGGTCGACGCCGCGGACGGTACGTATCGCGTCGCTGGCGGTGGCACCGAGTTCTCGCTGCGATTTGAGTGGAGCGGCGACGCCGGGCGCTCGCCTGCCACTGCGGCGGTGGTGAACGGGAGCGTGATGAGGCGCGTGAGGTAGTGAGGTACGTCGCCGGTCGCCGTCGCCGTCAGGACAGCGACGGGGCGATCACCGTTGGCACCTCGGGCGACCAGCGTTCCCCGTGCAGCACCCGCGCCGGCGCGAGGTTGCCGTCCAGCGCCGCGGCGACCACGGCACGACCACTGAGGGCCCCAATCACATTGCCGGTCCCTGAGTAGCCGCCCAGCGCCCACACGCCCTCACGCACCTGCTCGAGAACCGGCAATCCGCTCTCCGTGTAGCCGGCGCAGGCCGCCCATCGGTGCGTGATCGGCGCCGACACGCCGAGGTGCGTGCGCACGAATGCTTCCAGCAGCTCCTGCACCGGCGCCGTGGGTCGCGCTTCGAGGCTCCACTCGCTGGGCCCCGCCTGATCGCGGAACCCGCCGATCGTGAGCGACCCGTCGGGCAACTGCTGCCAGTACTCGTACCCCTCGCGGTAATACATCGGGCACGGCACGGTGATCTCGGTGGTGGGCGCGGTGGCCAGCATCTGCAGTCGCGCCGTGCGCACCCGACCAGCAAGTTCGGGCAGCAGCACCTCGAGTCGGCCGTCGATCGCCACGATCACCCGCTGGCAATGCACCGTACCTTCGGCGGTGTCCACACGCGTGCCCTGCACCGCGGTGACCGGCGATCGCGAGAACAGCTGCGCACCCGCCTGCACCGCATGGCGCGCCAGTATGCGACAGCGCGCGAGTGGATTGAACGACGCGTCGCTGGGGAACGTGAGTCCTACGCCGTCGGCTGCCTCGTACCATTCGCAGGCCAGTCCATCGGCCTGCATGGCCACCATCTGCGCCCGACAGTCGTCGATCTCCCATGCATCGGCAGCGATGCGGCGCGAGCCCACGAACCGCACCGTGCCCGGCGCGGCTTCGGCGATGCGCTGCATCTCCACCAGGGTGGCCTGATAGATCGCGAACGCGCGATCGCGACCGTGCTTGCGCACCGCGTCGTGATAGAAGTCGTATGCACCGGCCAACAGGAAGCCGCCGTTCCGACCAGCGGCACCAGCGGCCACGTCGCTCGCGTCGAGTCCGACCACGGCCTCACCGCGCGCGAGAAGTTCCTCGATGACGGTGAGACCGGAACCGCCCAGTCCGACGACGCACGTGCCGGTGGTGATCTCCCCTCGAAGCGAGGGGAACGGCGTCCACAACTGATCGTCCCAAACGGGCTGGTTATCGGATGTCACTTCTCGCTTCAGATCGGGCCTCATGCGAAGACGCGGGAGCGATACGGTACACCCCGTTGCGCTCGCCGAGCAATCCCACCGCGGCGTCGATCAGCGGATCACGCGCGCTGTCATAGTTGGCCGGATCCCACATCATGGCCAGATGCGGGGCCACTCCTCGGCCCTCGATGGGGCGTTTGTCGGGGCCGAACTCGAGCCAGCGCGGCACCGTGAAGCGCCACCCGTTGCCGAGCGCGAACGTGGCCGGATTGCCCGATGCGCCACCGGTGGTGTCGCCGACCACGGTCACCTGCGGCAACGTGCGCATGGCCGCGACGAAGCTCTCCGTGGCGCTGAATCCACCGCGTCCGGACAGGACCACTACGGGTCGCGTGAACTGCCAGCCTCCCCGTGGACCGATGGTGCGCGCGAGCGGCATCTCGATGTTCTTCACCAACGAGTCCATGCGGATCTCGACGTACGACGCGGTGAAGGCGCGGGTGGTGAATCGGCTGGCGAAGGCGAGGGCGGTCTGATCGGTGCCGCCAGCGTTGTTGCGCACATCGATGATCAAGC includes these proteins:
- a CDS encoding FAD-binding oxidoreductase, encoding MRPDLKREVTSDNQPVWDDQLWTPFPSLRGEITTGTCVVGLGGSGLTVIEELLARGEAVVGLDASDVAAGAAGRNGGFLLAGAYDFYHDAVRKHGRDRAFAIYQATLVEMQRIAEAAPGTVRFVGSRRIAADAWEIDDCRAQMVAMQADGLACEWYEAADGVGLTFPSDASFNPLARCRILARHAVQAGAQLFSRSPVTAVQGTRVDTAEGTVHCQRVIVAIDGRLEVLLPELAGRVRTARLQMLATAPTTEITVPCPMYYREGYEYWQQLPDGSLTIGGFRDQAGPSEWSLEARPTAPVQELLEAFVRTHLGVSAPITHRWAACAGYTESGLPVLEQVREGVWALGGYSGTGNVIGALSGRAVVAAALDGNLAPARVLHGERWSPEVPTVIAPSLS
- a CDS encoding S41 family peptidase, translating into MRRAGHWKVWLALGAAASSVACVVPSLRANDAERVSPAPSRSFVEQFDTLWTRFDDVYPSFAYKQVDWRAQRATYRARAQRARSQDELIAVLVDMLTPLRDLHVWLVDPRGQVVPTFRPAVLANFERARWESAMRDASYLAHHRDLGEGTVGGYAYLYIGSWKEPVNQDALDLALSRMRDAPGLIIDVRNNAGGTDQTALAFASRFTTRAFTASYVEIRMDSLVKNIEMPLARTIGPRGGWQFTRPVVVLSGRGGFSATESFVAAMRTLPQVTVVGDTTGGASGNPATFALGNGWRFTVPRWLEFGPDKRPIEGRGVAPHLAMMWDPANYDSARDPLIDAAVGLLGERNGVYRIAPASSHEARSEARSDIR